A window from Chrysemys picta bellii isolate R12L10 chromosome 2, ASM1138683v2, whole genome shotgun sequence encodes these proteins:
- the ANXA13 gene encoding annexin A13 isoform X4, with product MGNFHPTIRRHHDFDAERDAKKLQKACKGMGTDETAIIEILSNRSSDQRQQVKQNYKTMYGKDLEEVLKGELSGNFEKTALALLDRPCEYDARELRKAMKGAGTDESVLIEILCTRVNKQIVDIKDAYRRLFERDLESDVKSDTSGSLRKILVSVLQANRDEGLEINAALAEQDAKDLYEAGEGCWGTDELVFNVVLAKRNYMQLRATFQAYEKLKGKDIEDAIKSETSGDLEKAFLTLVRCARDCQGYFATRLYEAMKGAGTEEETLIRILVTRAEIDLQTIKEKFQKMYNKSLVEAIKSDTSGDFRKLLVALLH from the exons CCAACCATTCGGCGCCATCATGATTTCGATGCAGAACGGGATGCCAAGAAACTACAAAAAGCTTGCAAAGGGATGG GAACAGATGAAACGGCAATTATTGAAATCCTATCAAATCGATCATCAGACCAGAGGCAACAAGTAAAACAGAACTACAAGACCATGTATGgcaag GATTTGGAAGAGGTACTGAAAGGAGAACTAAGTGGGAATTTTGAAAAGACAGCCTTGGCTCTGTTGGATCGTCCATGTGAATATGATGCCAGAGAGCTTCGGAAAGCAATGAAAGGCGCAGGAACTGATGAATCGGTGCTGATTGAGATTCTTTGCACCAGGGTCAATAAG CAAATTGTAGACATAAAGGATGCATACAGAAGGC TCTTTGAGCGGGATCTAGAATCTGATGTAAAAAGTGACACAAGTGGCTCCCTACGGAAGATTCTGGTTTCTGTGCTACAG GCTAACCGAGATGAAGGGCTGGAGATCAATGCAGCGCTCGCTGAGCAAGATGCCAAAGACCTGTATGAA GCAGGGGAAGGCTGCTGGGGAACAGATGAATTGGTTTTCAATGTTGTCTTAGCAAAGAGAAACTACATGCAGCTAAGAGCTACCTTTCAAGCTTATGAAAAG CTGAAGGGGAAAGACATCGAAGATGCCATTAAAAGTGAAACATCTGGAGATTTGGAGAAGGCCTTTCTCACTCTTG TGAGATGTGCCAGAGATTGCCAAGGCTACTTTGCCACCCGTCTGTATGAGGCAATGAAGGGCGCAGGGACAGAGGAGGAGACTTTGATTCGCATCCTCGTGACTCGGGCTGAG ATTGACCTTCAAACAATAAAGGAGAAGTTCCAGAAAATGTACAACAAGTCCTTAGTGGAGGCCATCAAATCAGACACCTCTGGGGACTTTAGAAAGCTGCTAGTGGCACTGCTACACTAA
- the ANXA13 gene encoding annexin A13 isoform X3, with product MVYWIFETRGIQNEPTIRRHHDFDAERDAKKLQKACKGMGTDETAIIEILSNRSSDQRQQVKQNYKTMYGKDLEEVLKGELSGNFEKTALALLDRPCEYDARELRKAMKGAGTDESVLIEILCTRVNKQIVDIKDAYRRLFERDLESDVKSDTSGSLRKILVSVLQANRDEGLEINAALAEQDAKDLYEAGEGCWGTDELVFNVVLAKRNYMQLRATFQAYEKLKGKDIEDAIKSETSGDLEKAFLTLVRCARDCQGYFATRLYEAMKGAGTEEETLIRILVTRAEIDLQTIKEKFQKMYNKSLVEAIKSDTSGDFRKLLVALLH from the exons ATGGTCTATTGGATCTTTGAAACAAGAGGCATCCAGAATGAG CCAACCATTCGGCGCCATCATGATTTCGATGCAGAACGGGATGCCAAGAAACTACAAAAAGCTTGCAAAGGGATGG GAACAGATGAAACGGCAATTATTGAAATCCTATCAAATCGATCATCAGACCAGAGGCAACAAGTAAAACAGAACTACAAGACCATGTATGgcaag GATTTGGAAGAGGTACTGAAAGGAGAACTAAGTGGGAATTTTGAAAAGACAGCCTTGGCTCTGTTGGATCGTCCATGTGAATATGATGCCAGAGAGCTTCGGAAAGCAATGAAAGGCGCAGGAACTGATGAATCGGTGCTGATTGAGATTCTTTGCACCAGGGTCAATAAG CAAATTGTAGACATAAAGGATGCATACAGAAGGC TCTTTGAGCGGGATCTAGAATCTGATGTAAAAAGTGACACAAGTGGCTCCCTACGGAAGATTCTGGTTTCTGTGCTACAG GCTAACCGAGATGAAGGGCTGGAGATCAATGCAGCGCTCGCTGAGCAAGATGCCAAAGACCTGTATGAA GCAGGGGAAGGCTGCTGGGGAACAGATGAATTGGTTTTCAATGTTGTCTTAGCAAAGAGAAACTACATGCAGCTAAGAGCTACCTTTCAAGCTTATGAAAAG CTGAAGGGGAAAGACATCGAAGATGCCATTAAAAGTGAAACATCTGGAGATTTGGAGAAGGCCTTTCTCACTCTTG TGAGATGTGCCAGAGATTGCCAAGGCTACTTTGCCACCCGTCTGTATGAGGCAATGAAGGGCGCAGGGACAGAGGAGGAGACTTTGATTCGCATCCTCGTGACTCGGGCTGAG ATTGACCTTCAAACAATAAAGGAGAAGTTCCAGAAAATGTACAACAAGTCCTTAGTGGAGGCCATCAAATCAGACACCTCTGGGGACTTTAGAAAGCTGCTAGTGGCACTGCTACACTAA
- the ANXA13 gene encoding annexin A13 isoform X2, giving the protein MANNRKHSIIRPAEGPIEFCPTIRRHHDFDAERDAKKLQKACKGMGTDETAIIEILSNRSSDQRQQVKQNYKTMYGKDLEEVLKGELSGNFEKTALALLDRPCEYDARELRKAMKGAGTDESVLIEILCTRVNKQIVDIKDAYRRLFERDLESDVKSDTSGSLRKILVSVLQANRDEGLEINAALAEQDAKDLYEAGEGCWGTDELVFNVVLAKRNYMQLRATFQAYEKLKGKDIEDAIKSETSGDLEKAFLTLVRCARDCQGYFATRLYEAMKGAGTEEETLIRILVTRAEIDLQTIKEKFQKMYNKSLVEAIKSDTSGDFRKLLVALLH; this is encoded by the exons ATGGCAAACAACAGAAAGCATTCAATCATAAGACCAGCTGAGGGTCCTATTGAATTCTGC CCAACCATTCGGCGCCATCATGATTTCGATGCAGAACGGGATGCCAAGAAACTACAAAAAGCTTGCAAAGGGATGG GAACAGATGAAACGGCAATTATTGAAATCCTATCAAATCGATCATCAGACCAGAGGCAACAAGTAAAACAGAACTACAAGACCATGTATGgcaag GATTTGGAAGAGGTACTGAAAGGAGAACTAAGTGGGAATTTTGAAAAGACAGCCTTGGCTCTGTTGGATCGTCCATGTGAATATGATGCCAGAGAGCTTCGGAAAGCAATGAAAGGCGCAGGAACTGATGAATCGGTGCTGATTGAGATTCTTTGCACCAGGGTCAATAAG CAAATTGTAGACATAAAGGATGCATACAGAAGGC TCTTTGAGCGGGATCTAGAATCTGATGTAAAAAGTGACACAAGTGGCTCCCTACGGAAGATTCTGGTTTCTGTGCTACAG GCTAACCGAGATGAAGGGCTGGAGATCAATGCAGCGCTCGCTGAGCAAGATGCCAAAGACCTGTATGAA GCAGGGGAAGGCTGCTGGGGAACAGATGAATTGGTTTTCAATGTTGTCTTAGCAAAGAGAAACTACATGCAGCTAAGAGCTACCTTTCAAGCTTATGAAAAG CTGAAGGGGAAAGACATCGAAGATGCCATTAAAAGTGAAACATCTGGAGATTTGGAGAAGGCCTTTCTCACTCTTG TGAGATGTGCCAGAGATTGCCAAGGCTACTTTGCCACCCGTCTGTATGAGGCAATGAAGGGCGCAGGGACAGAGGAGGAGACTTTGATTCGCATCCTCGTGACTCGGGCTGAG ATTGACCTTCAAACAATAAAGGAGAAGTTCCAGAAAATGTACAACAAGTCCTTAGTGGAGGCCATCAAATCAGACACCTCTGGGGACTTTAGAAAGCTGCTAGTGGCACTGCTACACTAA
- the ANXA13 gene encoding annexin A13 isoform X5: protein MGTDETAIIEILSNRSSDQRQQVKQNYKTMYGKDLEEVLKGELSGNFEKTALALLDRPCEYDARELRKAMKGAGTDESVLIEILCTRVNKQIVDIKDAYRRLFERDLESDVKSDTSGSLRKILVSVLQANRDEGLEINAALAEQDAKDLYEAGEGCWGTDELVFNVVLAKRNYMQLRATFQAYEKLKGKDIEDAIKSETSGDLEKAFLTLVRCARDCQGYFATRLYEAMKGAGTEEETLIRILVTRAEIDLQTIKEKFQKMYNKSLVEAIKSDTSGDFRKLLVALLH, encoded by the exons ATGG GAACAGATGAAACGGCAATTATTGAAATCCTATCAAATCGATCATCAGACCAGAGGCAACAAGTAAAACAGAACTACAAGACCATGTATGgcaag GATTTGGAAGAGGTACTGAAAGGAGAACTAAGTGGGAATTTTGAAAAGACAGCCTTGGCTCTGTTGGATCGTCCATGTGAATATGATGCCAGAGAGCTTCGGAAAGCAATGAAAGGCGCAGGAACTGATGAATCGGTGCTGATTGAGATTCTTTGCACCAGGGTCAATAAG CAAATTGTAGACATAAAGGATGCATACAGAAGGC TCTTTGAGCGGGATCTAGAATCTGATGTAAAAAGTGACACAAGTGGCTCCCTACGGAAGATTCTGGTTTCTGTGCTACAG GCTAACCGAGATGAAGGGCTGGAGATCAATGCAGCGCTCGCTGAGCAAGATGCCAAAGACCTGTATGAA GCAGGGGAAGGCTGCTGGGGAACAGATGAATTGGTTTTCAATGTTGTCTTAGCAAAGAGAAACTACATGCAGCTAAGAGCTACCTTTCAAGCTTATGAAAAG CTGAAGGGGAAAGACATCGAAGATGCCATTAAAAGTGAAACATCTGGAGATTTGGAGAAGGCCTTTCTCACTCTTG TGAGATGTGCCAGAGATTGCCAAGGCTACTTTGCCACCCGTCTGTATGAGGCAATGAAGGGCGCAGGGACAGAGGAGGAGACTTTGATTCGCATCCTCGTGACTCGGGCTGAG ATTGACCTTCAAACAATAAAGGAGAAGTTCCAGAAAATGTACAACAAGTCCTTAGTGGAGGCCATCAAATCAGACACCTCTGGGGACTTTAGAAAGCTGCTAGTGGCACTGCTACACTAA
- the ANXA13 gene encoding annexin A13 isoform X1, translating into MGNFHSKSYNFTEKVRDSTVGGPSFSANEPPTIRRHHDFDAERDAKKLQKACKGMGTDETAIIEILSNRSSDQRQQVKQNYKTMYGKDLEEVLKGELSGNFEKTALALLDRPCEYDARELRKAMKGAGTDESVLIEILCTRVNKQIVDIKDAYRRLFERDLESDVKSDTSGSLRKILVSVLQANRDEGLEINAALAEQDAKDLYEAGEGCWGTDELVFNVVLAKRNYMQLRATFQAYEKLKGKDIEDAIKSETSGDLEKAFLTLVRCARDCQGYFATRLYEAMKGAGTEEETLIRILVTRAEIDLQTIKEKFQKMYNKSLVEAIKSDTSGDFRKLLVALLH; encoded by the exons CCAACCATTCGGCGCCATCATGATTTCGATGCAGAACGGGATGCCAAGAAACTACAAAAAGCTTGCAAAGGGATGG GAACAGATGAAACGGCAATTATTGAAATCCTATCAAATCGATCATCAGACCAGAGGCAACAAGTAAAACAGAACTACAAGACCATGTATGgcaag GATTTGGAAGAGGTACTGAAAGGAGAACTAAGTGGGAATTTTGAAAAGACAGCCTTGGCTCTGTTGGATCGTCCATGTGAATATGATGCCAGAGAGCTTCGGAAAGCAATGAAAGGCGCAGGAACTGATGAATCGGTGCTGATTGAGATTCTTTGCACCAGGGTCAATAAG CAAATTGTAGACATAAAGGATGCATACAGAAGGC TCTTTGAGCGGGATCTAGAATCTGATGTAAAAAGTGACACAAGTGGCTCCCTACGGAAGATTCTGGTTTCTGTGCTACAG GCTAACCGAGATGAAGGGCTGGAGATCAATGCAGCGCTCGCTGAGCAAGATGCCAAAGACCTGTATGAA GCAGGGGAAGGCTGCTGGGGAACAGATGAATTGGTTTTCAATGTTGTCTTAGCAAAGAGAAACTACATGCAGCTAAGAGCTACCTTTCAAGCTTATGAAAAG CTGAAGGGGAAAGACATCGAAGATGCCATTAAAAGTGAAACATCTGGAGATTTGGAGAAGGCCTTTCTCACTCTTG TGAGATGTGCCAGAGATTGCCAAGGCTACTTTGCCACCCGTCTGTATGAGGCAATGAAGGGCGCAGGGACAGAGGAGGAGACTTTGATTCGCATCCTCGTGACTCGGGCTGAG ATTGACCTTCAAACAATAAAGGAGAAGTTCCAGAAAATGTACAACAAGTCCTTAGTGGAGGCCATCAAATCAGACACCTCTGGGGACTTTAGAAAGCTGCTAGTGGCACTGCTACACTAA